The Anopheles coluzzii chromosome 2, AcolN3, whole genome shotgun sequence genome window below encodes:
- the LOC120953477 gene encoding chitin synthase chs-2 isoform X1, with protein sequence MYRKVNSAAVPAASVPTTPSSNGSGTAMNGMALPGLPKPQRNGTEANNYIGYQSHHYCRVANDIDDEDEYLIQRTVQETKGWDVFRDPPIKEDTGSMADQACLDLTIKILKIFAYLITFVIVLLGGVVAKGCVLFMSSQLRRDRKITYCNRDLARDKSFIVSLPEEERIAWMWALMIAFAVPEIGTFIRSTRICFFKSMKKPLKSHFLLVFLMESFHTIGLVLLFFVVLPEVDSVKGAMLTNCLCVIPGMLGLFSRTNKEGKRAVKSIVDLAAIAAQITGFIVWPLLENRPVLWLIPVSALLTSCGWWENYVSPQSPFSFVRSLGRVKEDLKQTRYFTYMFLSVWKILLLFCFVSVILFVRGDEVANLFSLFGAGYGPHKIVVEEVALPFSSALPDLVEAAQAVDTIDIDAAYNTVTYVLIIQILAAYLCYIFGKFACKILIQGFSYAFPVNLTVPVAISLLIAACGIRNDDPCFFHGSIPDYLFFESPPVFRLNDFASRQMAWAWLLWLLSQTWITLHIWTPKCERLANTEKLFVTPMYSALLIDQSMAMNRRRDDQADVKTEDLAEIEKEKGDEYYETISVHTDGSALPRPSVKSSDHITRIYACATLWHETKEEMMVFLKSIMRMDEDQCARRVAQKYLRIVDPDYYEFETHIFFDDAFEISDHSDEDIQCNRFVKILVDTIDEAASEVHQTNIRLRPPKKYPTPYGGRLVWTLPGKTKMIAHLKDKDRIRHRKRWSQVMYMYYLLGHRLMELPISVDRKEVMAENTYLLTLDGDIDFNPSAVTLLIDLMKKNKNLGAACGRIHPIGSGPMVWYQKFEYAIGHWLQKATEHMIGCVLCSPGCFSLFRGKGLMDDNVMRKYTTRSDEARHYVQYDQGEDRWLCTLLLQRGYRVEYSAASDAYTHCPEGFNEFYNQRRRWVPSTIANIMDLLMDYRRTIKINDNISLLYIFYQMMLMGGTILGPGTIFLMLVGAFVAAFKIDNWTSFYYNIIPIMLFMLVCFTCKSNIQLLVAQILSTVYALIMMAVIVGTALQLGEDGIGSPSAIFLIAMTGSFFIAACLHPQEFWCIASGIIYLLSIPSMYLLLILYSIINLNVVSWGTREVVAKKTKKEMEQEKKDAEEAAKRAKQKSLLGFLQGGVGNGSDEEGSIDISIAGLFRCLLCTHGKTTDEKAQLIHIADALDAITKKIENLEKHIDPHGHHTRKRTASAGSKDHHLGSVAEDTEDDDEDEDSETSTLQRDERDFLTNPYWIEDPDLKKGEVDFISSTEIQFWKDLIDKYLYPIDQNKEEQARIAVDLKELRNKSVFAFFMFNALFVLIVFLLQLNKDKLHIIWPLGVKTNITYDEVTAEVHISKEYLQLEPIGLVFVFFFALILIIQFVAMMFHRFGTLSHILASTELNWACNKKPEELSQDALIDKHAVEIVKNLQRLQGIDGDYDNDSGSGPDRIARRRTIQNLEKARQPRRQIGTLDVAFKKRFLKLTADENNTATPILTRRMTMRRETIRALEVRKNSVMAERRKSQMQTLGANNEYGITGVPNGNNNAPPRPTRTSNAGVSVKDIFNVNGGPGGEIYGVTGQVNQAYEPVIEDDDRNSLRLQPRNQVTWGNNGNARL encoded by the exons ATGTACCGGAAAGTGAACAGTGCTGCAGTGCCAGCAGCATCGGTCCCAACAACGCCCAGCAGCAATGGCAGCGGGACGGCCATGAACGGGATGGCGCTGCCGGGACTTCCCAAGCCGCAGCGCAACGGGACAGAGGCTAACAACTACATCGGCTATCAGAGCCATCACTATTGCCGTGTGGCCAACGATatcgacgacgaggacgaatATCTCAT TCAGCGCACCGTACAGGAAACGAAAGGATGGGACGTCTTCCGGGATCCTCCGATCAAGGAGGATACGGGCTCGATGGCGGACCAGGCCTGCCTCGATCTGACGATCAAGATCCTGAAGATCTTCGCCTACCTCATCACCTTCGTGATCGTGCTGCTCGGTGGCGTCGTGGCCAAGGGCTGCGTACTGTTCATGTCGTCGCAGTTGCGCCGCGACCGGAAGATTACCTACTGCAACCGTGATCTGGCGCGGGACAAATCGTTCATCGTGTCGCTGCCGGAGGAGGAGCGGATAGCGTGGATGTGGGCGCTGATGATAGCGTTCGCCGTGCCCGAGATCGGCACCTTCATCCGGTCGACGCGTATCTGCTTCTTCAAGTCGATGAAGAAACCGCTCAAATCGCACTTTCTGCTCGTCTTCCTGATGGAATCGTTCCACACGATcggactggtgctgctgttcttCGTCGTGCTGCCCGAGGTGGACTCCGTCAAGGGTGCAATGTTGACCAACTGTCTGTGTGTTATACCGG GTATGCTGGGTCTGTTTTCGCGCACCAACAAGGAAGGCAAACGGGCGGTAAAATCGATCGTCGATTTGGCTGCGATTGCGGCCCAAATTACCGGCTTCATCGTCTGGCCGCTGCTCGAGAATCGGCCCGTGCTTTGGTTGATTCCAGTGTCAGCTCTTCTAACATCTTGCGGCTGGTGGGAAAACTACGTCTCACCACAGAGCCCCTTCTCGTTCGTACGATCGCTTGGTCGCGTGAAGGAGGACCTGAAGCAAACGCGCTACTTCACCTACATGTTCCTTTCGGTTTGGAAGATTCTGCTGCTGTTCTGCTTCGTAAGCGTAATACTGTTTGTGCGCGGTGATGAGGTGGCCAATCTTTTCTCACTCTTCGGGGCTGGGTACGGTCCGCACAAGATCGTCGTGGAGGAGGTAGCTCTACCGTTCAGTTCCGCCCTGCCCGATCTGGTCGAAGCTGCGCAAGCGGTAGACACGATCGATATCGATGCTGCCTACAACACGGTCACGTACGTGCTCATCATCCAGATATTGGCCGCCTATCTGTGCTACATTTTCGGCAAATTCGCGTGCAAAATCCTTATTCAAGGTTTCAGCTACGCTTTCCCGGTGAATCTAACCGTGCCGGTTGCGATTTCGCTGCTCATTGCTGCGTGCGGCATTCGCAACGATGATCCGTGCTTCTTCCACGGCTCCATTCCCGACTATCTGTTCTTCGAGAGTCCGCCCGTCTTCCGGCTGAACGATTTCGCCTCACGCCAGATGGCGTGGGCCTGGTTGCTGTGGTTGCTCTCGCAAACCTGGATCACGCTGCACATCTGGACGCCCAAGTGCGAACGTTTGGCCAACACGGAGAAGCTGTTCGTGACGCCGATGTACAGCGCGCTGCTGATCGACCAGTCGATGGCGATGAACCGCCGGCGCGACGATCAGGCCGACGTGAAGACGGAGGATCTGGCGGAGATCGAGAAGGAGAAGGGCGACGAGTACTACGAAACGATCTCGGTGCACACGGACGGTTCGGCCCTGCCGCGCCCGAGCGTGAAGTCCTCCGATCACATCACGCGCATCTACGCCTGCGCCACGCTTTGGCACGAAACGAAGGAGGAGATGATGGTGTTCCTCAAGTCGATCATGCGTATGGATGAGGATCAGTGCGCACGACGCGTGGCACAGAAGTATCTGCGTATCGTCGATCCCGATTACTACGAGTTTGAAA CGCACATCTTCTTCGATGACGCGTTCGAAATTTCGGACCACAGCGACGAGGACATTCAGTGTAATCGGTTCGTGAAGATTCTTGTCGACACCATCGACGAAGCTGCCTCGGAAGTGCATCAGACCAACATTCGATTGAGACCGCCCAAAAAGTACCCAACACCGTACGGTGGACGACTGGTGTGGACGCTGCCCGGTAAAACGAAGATGATTGCCCACCTGAAGGACAAGGATCGCATCCGGCACCGTAAGCGTTGGTCTCAGGTCATGTACATGTACTATCTGCTCGGCCACCGGCTGATGGAGCTGCCGATTTCCGTCGACCGTAAGGAGGTGATGGCGGAAAACACCTACCTGCTGACGCTGGACGGTGATATCGACTTTAACCCGAGCGCCGTGACGCTGCTGATCGATTtgatgaagaagaataagaaccTGGGTGCGGCTTGTGGGCGTATTCATCCGATCGGCTCGGGACCGATGGTGTGGTACCAGAAGTTCGAGTACGCTATCGGCCATTGGCTGCAGAAGGCAACGGAGCACATGATCGGTTGTGTACTTTGTAGTCCTGGTTGCTTTTCACTGTTCAGAG GAAAGGGTCTGATGGACGACAATGTAATGCGCAAGTACACGACACGCTCGGACGAGGCACGGCACTACGTGCAGTACGATCAGGGCGAGGATCGTTGGCTGtgtacgctgctgctgcagcgtggCTATCGCGTCGAGTACTCGGCTGCCTCGGACGCCTACACCCACTGCCCGGAAGGGTTCAACGAGTTCTACAACCAGCGTCGCCGCTGGGTACCGTCCACCATCGCCAACATTATGGACCTGCTGATGGACTACAGGCGCACGATCAAGATCAACGACAACATCTCGCTGCTGTACATCTTCTACcagatgatgctgatgggcGGTACGATCCTTGGCCCCGGTACGATTTTCCTCATGTTGGTGGGTGCGTTCGTGGCCGCGTTCAAGATCGACAACTGGACCTCGTTCTACTACAACATCATACCGATCATGCTGTTCATGCTGGTGTGCTTCACCTGCAAGTCCAACATACAGCTGCTGGTCGCGCAGATACTGTCCACCGTGTACGCATTGATCATGATGGCCGTCATTGTCGGTACCGCGTTACAGCTCGGCGAGGACGGCATCGGTTCACCGTCGGCCATTTTCCTGATAGCAATGACGGGGTCCTTCTTTATAGCGGCCTGTCTGCATCCGCAAGAGTTTTGGTGTATCGCGTCCGGCATCATCTATCTGCTGTCGATTCCGTCCATGTACCTGCTGCTCATCCTCTACTCCATCATCAATCTGAACGTGGTCTCGTGGGGTACGCGCGAGGTGGTAgcgaagaagacgaagaaagaAATGGAGCAGGAAAAGAAGGACGCCGAGGAGGCCGCCAAACGGGCGAAGCAAAAGTCGCTGCTTGGCTTCCTGCAGGGTGGCGTTGGGAATGGGTCGGATGAGGAGGGCTCGATCGACATCTCGATCGCGGGCCTGTTCCGCTGTTTGCTCTGCACACACGGCAAAACGACGGACGAGAAGGCGCAGCTGATTCACATTGCCGATGCGCTGGACGCCATTACGAAGAAGATTGAGAATCTGGAAAAGCACATCGACCCGCACGGACATCATACGCGCAAGCGCACTGCGTCGGCCGGGTCGAAGGATCACCATCTTGGCTCGGTGGCGGAGGATACGGAGgacgatgatgaggatgaaGATTCGGAGACTTCGACGCTGCAGCGCGATGAACGTGACTTCCTCACCAATCCGTACTGGATCGAGGATCCGGATCTGAAGAAGGGCGAGGTGGACTTTATTTCCAGCACCGAGATCCAGTTCTGGAAGGACCTGATCGATAAGTACCTATACCCGATCGATCAAAACAAGGAGGAACAG gcgaGAATCGCCGTCGACCTGAAAGAACTGCGTAACAAGTCCGTGTTTGCGTTCTTCATGTTCAACGCACTGTTCGTGCTGATCGTGTTCTTGCTGCAGTTGAACAAAGACAAGCTGCACATCATTTGGCCGCTGGGCGTCAAAACGAACATTACCTATGACGAAGTTACAGCCGAG GTGCACATCTCCAAGGAGTATCTGCAGCTGGAACCGATCGGTctggtgtttgtgttcttcttCGCCCTGATTCTGATCATTCAGTTTGTGGCAATGATGTTCCATCGGTTcggcacactgtcgcacattCTGGCCTCGACCGAGCTCAACTGGGCCTGCAACAAGAAGCCGGAGGAGCTTTCGCAGGATGCTCTCATAGACAAG CACGCTGTTGAGATAGTCAAGAATTTGCAACGACTGCAAGGCATCGATGGAGATTACGACAATGATTCGGGCAGCGGTCCGGACCGCATCGCACGCCGCCGCACGATCCAGAACCTCGAAAAGGCACGGCAACCGCGCCGACAGATTGGTACGCTCGATGTGGCGTTCAAGAAGCGGTTCCTGAAGCTGACGGCCGACGAGAACAATACCGCCACCCCGATCCTTACCCGCCGGATGACGATGCGCCGCGAAACGATCCGTGCGCTGGAGGTGCGCAAGAACTCGGTGATGGCGGAGCGGCGCAAGTCGCAAATGCAGACGCTCGGGGCCAACAACGAGTATGGCATTACGGGTGTGCCGAAT GGAAATAATAACGCCCCACCGAGGCCGACGCGCACTTCGAACGCTGGCGTTAGCGTGAAGGACATCTTCAACGTGAACGGTGGTCCCGGCGGTGAAATCTACGGTGTCACTGGCCAGGTGAACCAAGCGTACGAACCGGTAATTGAGGATGACGATCGCAACTCGCTGCGCCTGCAGCCCCGCAACCAGGTCACCTGGGGTAACAATGGTAACGCACGGTTGTGA
- the LOC120953477 gene encoding chitin synthase chs-2 isoform X2, whose translation MYRKVNSAAVPAASVPTTPSSNGSGTAMNGMALPGLPKPQRNGTEANNYIGYQSHHYCRVANDIDDEDEYLIQRTVQETKGWDVFRDPPIKEDTGSMADQACLDLTIKILKIFAYLITFVIVLLGGVVAKGCVLFMSSQLRRDRKITYCNRDLARDKSFIVSLPEEERIAWMWALMIAFAVPEIGTFIRSTRICFFKSMKKPLKSHFLLVFLMESFHTIGLVLLFFVVLPEVDSVKGAMLTNCLCVIPGMLGLFSRTNKEGKRAVKSIVDLAAIAAQITGFIVWPLLENRPVLWLIPVSALLTSCGWWENYVSPQSPFSFVRSLGRVKEDLKQTRYFTYMFLSVWKILLLFCFVSVILFVRGDEVANLFSLFGAGYGPHKIVVEEVALPFSSALPDLVEAAQAVDTIDIDAAYNTVTYVLIIQILAAYLCYIFGKFACKILIQGFSYAFPVNLTVPVAISLLIAACGIRNDDPCFFHGSIPDYLFFESPPVFRLNDFASRQMAWAWLLWLLSQTWITLHIWTPKCERLANTEKLFVTPMYSALLIDQSMAMNRRRDDQADVKTEDLAEIEKEKGDEYYETISVHTDGSALPRPSVKSSDHITRIYACATLWHETKEEMMVFLKSIMRMDEDQCARRVAQKYLRIVDPDYYEFETHIFFDDAFEISDHSDEDIQCNRFVKILVDTIDEAASEVHQTNIRLRPPKKYPTPYGGRLVWTLPGKTKMIAHLKDKDRIRHRKRWSQVMYMYYLLGHRLMELPISVDRKEVMAENTYLLTLDGDIDFNPSAVTLLIDLMKKNKNLGAACGRIHPIGSGPMVWYQKFEYAIGHWLQKATEHMIGCVLCSPGCFSLFRGKGLMDDNVMRKYTTRSDEARHYVQYDQGEDRWLCTLLLQRGYRVEYSAASDAYTHCPEGFNEFYNQRRRWVPSTIANIMDLLMDYRRTIKINDNISLLYIFYQMMLMGGTILGPGTIFLMLVGAFVAAFKIDNWTSFYYNIIPIMLFMLVCFTCKSNIQLLVAQILSTVYALIMMAVIVGTALQLGEDGIGSPSAIFLIAMTGSFFIAACLHPQEFWCIASGIIYLLSIPSMYLLLILYSIINLNVVSWGTREVVAKKTKKEMEQEKKDAEEAAKRAKQKSLLGFLQGGVGNGSDEEGSIDISIAGLFRCLLCTHGKTTDEKAQLIHIADALDAITKKIENLEKHIDPHGHHTRKRTASAGSKDHHLGSVAEDTEDDDEDEDSETSTLQRDERDFLTNPYWIEDPDLKKGEVDFISSTEIQFWKDLIDKYLYPIDQNKEEQARIAHDLKELRDSAVFGFIMINALFVLIVFLLQLNKDNIHVKWPLGVKTNITYDEATQEVHISKEYLQLEPIGLVFVFFFALILIIQFVAMMFHRFGTLSHILASTELNWACNKKPEELSQDALIDKHAVEIVKNLQRLQGIDGDYDNDSGSGPDRIARRRTIQNLEKARQPRRQIGTLDVAFKKRFLKLTADENNTATPILTRRMTMRRETIRALEVRKNSVMAERRKSQMQTLGANNEYGITGVPNGNNNAPPRPTRTSNAGVSVKDIFNVNGGPGGEIYGVTGQVNQAYEPVIEDDDRNSLRLQPRNQVTWGNNGNARL comes from the exons ATGTACCGGAAAGTGAACAGTGCTGCAGTGCCAGCAGCATCGGTCCCAACAACGCCCAGCAGCAATGGCAGCGGGACGGCCATGAACGGGATGGCGCTGCCGGGACTTCCCAAGCCGCAGCGCAACGGGACAGAGGCTAACAACTACATCGGCTATCAGAGCCATCACTATTGCCGTGTGGCCAACGATatcgacgacgaggacgaatATCTCAT TCAGCGCACCGTACAGGAAACGAAAGGATGGGACGTCTTCCGGGATCCTCCGATCAAGGAGGATACGGGCTCGATGGCGGACCAGGCCTGCCTCGATCTGACGATCAAGATCCTGAAGATCTTCGCCTACCTCATCACCTTCGTGATCGTGCTGCTCGGTGGCGTCGTGGCCAAGGGCTGCGTACTGTTCATGTCGTCGCAGTTGCGCCGCGACCGGAAGATTACCTACTGCAACCGTGATCTGGCGCGGGACAAATCGTTCATCGTGTCGCTGCCGGAGGAGGAGCGGATAGCGTGGATGTGGGCGCTGATGATAGCGTTCGCCGTGCCCGAGATCGGCACCTTCATCCGGTCGACGCGTATCTGCTTCTTCAAGTCGATGAAGAAACCGCTCAAATCGCACTTTCTGCTCGTCTTCCTGATGGAATCGTTCCACACGATcggactggtgctgctgttcttCGTCGTGCTGCCCGAGGTGGACTCCGTCAAGGGTGCAATGTTGACCAACTGTCTGTGTGTTATACCGG GTATGCTGGGTCTGTTTTCGCGCACCAACAAGGAAGGCAAACGGGCGGTAAAATCGATCGTCGATTTGGCTGCGATTGCGGCCCAAATTACCGGCTTCATCGTCTGGCCGCTGCTCGAGAATCGGCCCGTGCTTTGGTTGATTCCAGTGTCAGCTCTTCTAACATCTTGCGGCTGGTGGGAAAACTACGTCTCACCACAGAGCCCCTTCTCGTTCGTACGATCGCTTGGTCGCGTGAAGGAGGACCTGAAGCAAACGCGCTACTTCACCTACATGTTCCTTTCGGTTTGGAAGATTCTGCTGCTGTTCTGCTTCGTAAGCGTAATACTGTTTGTGCGCGGTGATGAGGTGGCCAATCTTTTCTCACTCTTCGGGGCTGGGTACGGTCCGCACAAGATCGTCGTGGAGGAGGTAGCTCTACCGTTCAGTTCCGCCCTGCCCGATCTGGTCGAAGCTGCGCAAGCGGTAGACACGATCGATATCGATGCTGCCTACAACACGGTCACGTACGTGCTCATCATCCAGATATTGGCCGCCTATCTGTGCTACATTTTCGGCAAATTCGCGTGCAAAATCCTTATTCAAGGTTTCAGCTACGCTTTCCCGGTGAATCTAACCGTGCCGGTTGCGATTTCGCTGCTCATTGCTGCGTGCGGCATTCGCAACGATGATCCGTGCTTCTTCCACGGCTCCATTCCCGACTATCTGTTCTTCGAGAGTCCGCCCGTCTTCCGGCTGAACGATTTCGCCTCACGCCAGATGGCGTGGGCCTGGTTGCTGTGGTTGCTCTCGCAAACCTGGATCACGCTGCACATCTGGACGCCCAAGTGCGAACGTTTGGCCAACACGGAGAAGCTGTTCGTGACGCCGATGTACAGCGCGCTGCTGATCGACCAGTCGATGGCGATGAACCGCCGGCGCGACGATCAGGCCGACGTGAAGACGGAGGATCTGGCGGAGATCGAGAAGGAGAAGGGCGACGAGTACTACGAAACGATCTCGGTGCACACGGACGGTTCGGCCCTGCCGCGCCCGAGCGTGAAGTCCTCCGATCACATCACGCGCATCTACGCCTGCGCCACGCTTTGGCACGAAACGAAGGAGGAGATGATGGTGTTCCTCAAGTCGATCATGCGTATGGATGAGGATCAGTGCGCACGACGCGTGGCACAGAAGTATCTGCGTATCGTCGATCCCGATTACTACGAGTTTGAAA CGCACATCTTCTTCGATGACGCGTTCGAAATTTCGGACCACAGCGACGAGGACATTCAGTGTAATCGGTTCGTGAAGATTCTTGTCGACACCATCGACGAAGCTGCCTCGGAAGTGCATCAGACCAACATTCGATTGAGACCGCCCAAAAAGTACCCAACACCGTACGGTGGACGACTGGTGTGGACGCTGCCCGGTAAAACGAAGATGATTGCCCACCTGAAGGACAAGGATCGCATCCGGCACCGTAAGCGTTGGTCTCAGGTCATGTACATGTACTATCTGCTCGGCCACCGGCTGATGGAGCTGCCGATTTCCGTCGACCGTAAGGAGGTGATGGCGGAAAACACCTACCTGCTGACGCTGGACGGTGATATCGACTTTAACCCGAGCGCCGTGACGCTGCTGATCGATTtgatgaagaagaataagaaccTGGGTGCGGCTTGTGGGCGTATTCATCCGATCGGCTCGGGACCGATGGTGTGGTACCAGAAGTTCGAGTACGCTATCGGCCATTGGCTGCAGAAGGCAACGGAGCACATGATCGGTTGTGTACTTTGTAGTCCTGGTTGCTTTTCACTGTTCAGAG GAAAGGGTCTGATGGACGACAATGTAATGCGCAAGTACACGACACGCTCGGACGAGGCACGGCACTACGTGCAGTACGATCAGGGCGAGGATCGTTGGCTGtgtacgctgctgctgcagcgtggCTATCGCGTCGAGTACTCGGCTGCCTCGGACGCCTACACCCACTGCCCGGAAGGGTTCAACGAGTTCTACAACCAGCGTCGCCGCTGGGTACCGTCCACCATCGCCAACATTATGGACCTGCTGATGGACTACAGGCGCACGATCAAGATCAACGACAACATCTCGCTGCTGTACATCTTCTACcagatgatgctgatgggcGGTACGATCCTTGGCCCCGGTACGATTTTCCTCATGTTGGTGGGTGCGTTCGTGGCCGCGTTCAAGATCGACAACTGGACCTCGTTCTACTACAACATCATACCGATCATGCTGTTCATGCTGGTGTGCTTCACCTGCAAGTCCAACATACAGCTGCTGGTCGCGCAGATACTGTCCACCGTGTACGCATTGATCATGATGGCCGTCATTGTCGGTACCGCGTTACAGCTCGGCGAGGACGGCATCGGTTCACCGTCGGCCATTTTCCTGATAGCAATGACGGGGTCCTTCTTTATAGCGGCCTGTCTGCATCCGCAAGAGTTTTGGTGTATCGCGTCCGGCATCATCTATCTGCTGTCGATTCCGTCCATGTACCTGCTGCTCATCCTCTACTCCATCATCAATCTGAACGTGGTCTCGTGGGGTACGCGCGAGGTGGTAgcgaagaagacgaagaaagaAATGGAGCAGGAAAAGAAGGACGCCGAGGAGGCCGCCAAACGGGCGAAGCAAAAGTCGCTGCTTGGCTTCCTGCAGGGTGGCGTTGGGAATGGGTCGGATGAGGAGGGCTCGATCGACATCTCGATCGCGGGCCTGTTCCGCTGTTTGCTCTGCACACACGGCAAAACGACGGACGAGAAGGCGCAGCTGATTCACATTGCCGATGCGCTGGACGCCATTACGAAGAAGATTGAGAATCTGGAAAAGCACATCGACCCGCACGGACATCATACGCGCAAGCGCACTGCGTCGGCCGGGTCGAAGGATCACCATCTTGGCTCGGTGGCGGAGGATACGGAGgacgatgatgaggatgaaGATTCGGAGACTTCGACGCTGCAGCGCGATGAACGTGACTTCCTCACCAATCCGTACTGGATCGAGGATCCGGATCTGAAGAAGGGCGAGGTGGACTTTATTTCCAGCACCGAGATCCAGTTCTGGAAGGACCTGATCGATAAGTACCTATACCCGATCGATCAAAACAAGGAGGAACAG GCACGTATTGCGCACGATCTCAAGGAGTTGCGCGACTCCGCCGTGTTCGGTTTCATCATGATCAATGCACTGTTTGTGCTGATCGTATTCTTGCTACAGCTCAACAAGGACAACATCCACGTCAAGTGGCCGTTGGGTGTTAAAACTAACATTACCTATGATGAAGCCACGCAAGAG GTGCACATCTCCAAGGAGTATCTGCAGCTGGAACCGATCGGTctggtgtttgtgttcttcttCGCCCTGATTCTGATCATTCAGTTTGTGGCAATGATGTTCCATCGGTTcggcacactgtcgcacattCTGGCCTCGACCGAGCTCAACTGGGCCTGCAACAAGAAGCCGGAGGAGCTTTCGCAGGATGCTCTCATAGACAAG CACGCTGTTGAGATAGTCAAGAATTTGCAACGACTGCAAGGCATCGATGGAGATTACGACAATGATTCGGGCAGCGGTCCGGACCGCATCGCACGCCGCCGCACGATCCAGAACCTCGAAAAGGCACGGCAACCGCGCCGACAGATTGGTACGCTCGATGTGGCGTTCAAGAAGCGGTTCCTGAAGCTGACGGCCGACGAGAACAATACCGCCACCCCGATCCTTACCCGCCGGATGACGATGCGCCGCGAAACGATCCGTGCGCTGGAGGTGCGCAAGAACTCGGTGATGGCGGAGCGGCGCAAGTCGCAAATGCAGACGCTCGGGGCCAACAACGAGTATGGCATTACGGGTGTGCCGAAT GGAAATAATAACGCCCCACCGAGGCCGACGCGCACTTCGAACGCTGGCGTTAGCGTGAAGGACATCTTCAACGTGAACGGTGGTCCCGGCGGTGAAATCTACGGTGTCACTGGCCAGGTGAACCAAGCGTACGAACCGGTAATTGAGGATGACGATCGCAACTCGCTGCGCCTGCAGCCCCGCAACCAGGTCACCTGGGGTAACAATGGTAACGCACGGTTGTGA